Genomic DNA from uncultured Desulfuromusa sp.:
AACTTCAGCGGCCAGAGATCGTGTCGCCCCAATGAGGCCGGCCTTGGCAGCAGAATAATTGACCTGCCCCGCCATCCCCGTCTCCCCCGAGGTCGAAACAATATTAATAATTCGCCCCCGCCGTTTTTTCAACATTCGCGCGACAACCATACGGGTCACGTTAAAAAAACCATTCAGGTGGACACCCAGGACATCCTCCCAGTCTCCCTGGCTCATAAGCGCCATGATACCATCACGTGCAAAGCCGGCATTATTGACAAGAACAGCAGGAACTTGCTCTGTCAATAGGGGTTCCAGCACTGTAGCTGTCGCCTCGGCATCAGCAACATCAAAGGGGAGAAGAGTGCAGTGACCTCCTGCGGTTTGAATCTCATCTGCGACAGCCTGAGCAGCATCATAATCACTGCGGAAGTTGAGCCAGATATGGAAGCCATCTGCCGCCAGCTCACGCGCAATTGCCGCTCCAATCCCTTTACTCGCTCCAGTTACTAAAGCAATGTCTTTTTTATCCATCAATATTTCCTGCCAACCTTTTGAAGTTTTTACCTTACGTTCGCCACTTTACCCTGGTCATTGAAATCTACCCCAACGGTTCTGAAGCGGTTCCCCCAATAAATCCAAGTGTTTGCATCAAGGGACGGAGTTTTGTGCGCAGCAGGATAGCCAAGTGCAATCATAACCCCTTCCCGCGTCATCCCCTTGTATGCTTTGCCATCAGCGACTCCCTTTTGATCCTGCTTTGAGAGCCCCGGGTAGCTCACGGGTTCCGGTGAGGTAATCAATTCGATATACTCATCCGTGCTCATTCCCATCCGCTTTGAATGGTACTCGAACGTGACCTTCTTGCTGCCACCATCATAAGTAAAGACAAACCCGCGCCGACCATTTTTTACCATCTGGATTTCAGTCCCGGCCGGGATAATCACGTGACCAGCCCCTGGATCCGTAAAGTTTGCGTAGCTGGCTTTAAAGTTTGTTGCATCCTTGCTTTGGGTGTGGATGTTATATTTGGTAAAAAGGATTTCGCCTTTGGCGAAAGCAGGCTGGCTGAAAAACAAGATCAGCATGCAGAATGAAAAAAGAGACAACATTTTTGCTGAAGTTGATCGAATCATATAAGCCTCCATATCTCGCTTTAATTTCAGTAAGGATATATCTTATTATGCATCATAGGATCATTTCAAGGAATGAAATGCTTAAACAGGACAAAGCTGACGCCAGAACAACAAGAGGGGAAGGAAAACAAAAAAAGCGGCTCACAACAGAGCCGCTTTTTTTCATAACTGCAAAAAGGCTAGTTAGCAGCAGATCAACCCAATAACTGTTTTGCTGCTGCAACCAATTTTTCGACCGTAAACCCATAATGTTGCATCAGCTCACCGGCTGGAGCACTGGCCCCAAACTCATCCATACCTAGAGCCGTTCCTTCCAAACCAACATAGCGTTCCCAGCCAAAGGTACTGCCGGCCTCCATCGAAACCCTCTTGGTACAAGCAACAGGAAGAACCTGCTCTCGATAAGCAGCCTCCTGAGCTTCAAAAAGTTCCCAGCTCGGCATTGACACAACTCGCGTCCCCACACCATCAGCCTGCAAGGTCTTCTGTGCGGCCATTGCATGCTGAACTTCAGAACCACTGGCAATCAGAATTAATTGTAATGTCCCCTCTTCGGGAGAAAGCACATATCCCCCATTCTGCAATCCCGCTGCCGCCGCAAACTGAGTCCGGTCAACAGTCGGCAAACCTTGACGGGACAAGACCAACATGGTTGGCCCCTGACGGTTGGAAATAGCAGCTTTCCAGGCTTCTGAAGTTTCATTGGCATCAGCTGGACGAATAACTGTCAGGTTTGGCATTGCACGCAAAGAGGCAAGGTGTTCCACTGGCTGGTGGGTCGGACCATCTTCGCCCAGACCAATGGAATCATGAGTCATAACATAGATCGGAGCCAATCCCATTAATGCCGCCATGCGCACAGCTGGACGCATGTAATCGGCAAAGACAAAGAACGTTCCTCCGAAGGGTATCAGCCCCGGGGTATGACAAAGACCGTTCATGATTGAACCCATGGCATGTTCGCGAATCCCGTAATGAATATTGCGGCCACTTTGCCCTGGAACCCAGGATTTTTCACCCTTGATTTCAGTGTTGTTGGAAGGGGCCAGATCCGCAGATCCACCGATTAAAAATTGAAGCTTCTCCGCAACCCCGTTAATCGCAGCTCCACTCGCCTGACGCGTTGCTTTGGCTCCATCTTCTGGAGAAAAAACCGGTAGAGCGGCCTCCCAATCAGCAGGCAATTCACCGTTGCTGGCCGCTACCCAGGAAGCAACTTGAGACGATGTTTTTTTCTGCTCAAATAATTGCTGCCATTGCTGCTCCAGTTCGGTCCCACGTTTTTGACAAGCACCCATATGTGCAGCGACTTCAGCAGGGACAACAAATGTCTCTTGTGGATCACGGCCATAGGCCTGTTTGGTCAGTGCCAATTCATCAGACCCCAGGGGCGCACCATGGGCACCAGCAGTATCCTGCTTGTTCGGTGCACCAATGCC
This window encodes:
- the fabG gene encoding 3-oxoacyl-ACP reductase FabG encodes the protein MDKKDIALVTGASKGIGAAIARELAADGFHIWLNFRSDYDAAQAVADEIQTAGGHCTLLPFDVADAEATATVLEPLLTEQVPAVLVNNAGFARDGIMALMSQGDWEDVLGVHLNGFFNVTRMVVARMLKKRRGRIINIVSTSGETGMAGQVNYSAAKAGLIGATRSLAAEVGRRKILVNAVSPGFIATEMTADLPQEKILPMIPLGRIGEPEEVSGLVSFLCSERASYITGQVFAVNGGAHI
- the tkt gene encoding transketolase, translating into MSSPKLSDPIVRQSIDTIRLLAADAVEKANSGHPGTPMEAAPIAYLLYMRHLQHNPNNPDWAGRDRFILSCGHASSLIYSMLHLTGYDLSLDDIKNFRQFGSKTAGHPEFGHVPGVETTTGPLGQGVAVAVGMAMGGQYLAQHVDAELFDYRTWVICSDGDLMEGVSAEAGSLAGHLQLGHLNYIYLDNKITIEGDTQLAFTEDVGTRYLAYGWHVERVEGENLAEIDAAMDRAKNDPRPSLIIARTHIGIGAPNKQDTAGAHGAPLGSDELALTKQAYGRDPQETFVVPAEVAAHMGACQKRGTELEQQWQQLFEQKKTSSQVASWVAASNGELPADWEAALPVFSPEDGAKATRQASGAAINGVAEKLQFLIGGSADLAPSNNTEIKGEKSWVPGQSGRNIHYGIREHAMGSIMNGLCHTPGLIPFGGTFFVFADYMRPAVRMAALMGLAPIYVMTHDSIGLGEDGPTHQPVEHLASLRAMPNLTVIRPADANETSEAWKAAISNRQGPTMLVLSRQGLPTVDRTQFAAAAGLQNGGYVLSPEEGTLQLILIASGSEVQHAMAAQKTLQADGVGTRVVSMPSWELFEAQEAAYREQVLPVACTKRVSMEAGSTFGWERYVGLEGTALGMDEFGASAPAGELMQHYGFTVEKLVAAAKQLLG